The window AGGACTCTGCTTTTGGGATCATTTTTGAAATCTGCGAAGTTAGCCAAGGCTACCACTTCAGTACGTTTACTGATTTGTGCTCTTACCTGAACCCTCATGTATTTCAGCATGAAATTATTGCTGGTTCCTGATCCGTCTGAATGATGAAGGCCGTTTACATCTACATCCTTGCTCATTCCTACCAGATAGCGTGCCTGAAAAAGCCCTTTGATCTGAAGTTGAGGATATTTCACATGATCTTCTTCCTGTGGTTGGGGGGTGGTCTGTAGAGAATCCTGTATCTGTGCATTGGCTGAAAAACAGCTCATGAGAATACACAGAATTAAGCTTCTCTTTTTAATGAAAAAAAGGCCATATCTATTTGTTTAATTTTTGCTTTTTTGAATGCTCGTAAGCATAAAAGTTCCTGTCTCGATCCTTAAAAAGTTGAGGGGATGCACTGCACGTGCCCACATATGATAAAACTTTTATTGCTTTGCTCCTTCCGTTATATCTCCGATATATGCATCTTCAGAGGAAGGAAATGATCTTAATATTCTATTCTGAATATCATGATTCAGAATTACATCTTTATTTTAAACCTGAATTTTTATTCCAGACCTAAGAATTTGAAAGATGGAGTTTCTTTGAAGCTGGTATTTGATTTACCGTGATAGGTCTGATAGTTGCTTAGGTCCAGCTTCATTACTTTCCCTTTAGCACTCAGATCAAAATCTTTAAGATCTACCCAAAATGTATTGGGAGTAAAAACGGTTTCAAAATAATATACCAGATTCTTCTGATCCGAAACAGAACGCCATCTTGTAGAAGAAATATTAGGTTCAGTAGGAGAAGAAATGCCATATGGCACAGAACAGTTTCTGATAACACTGAATACGCTGGCTACAGCAGTACGGGTGTCAGCCGTTTTAGGAATTGCATCAATGTAATAAGAAGCTCTTACAAAACGATCGGCGGCACGGTTAGTTCCTGGAAGCATCACCGTTCCCGGGATCCCTTTCCAGTAATTGTTAAGAGCAAGCTGCTCATCAAAAATAGGAGAGTTGGTCATTACTGTGTAAGACGGATCATGATGGATCACCAGTTTTCCGTTGATGTATTCTAATACAGCATTATCTCCTGAAGCGTCAGAAAGAGAAAGGTGAATGGTTGTAAATCTTTCTGTTCCCGGAATATTATCACTCACTACTACAAATGGTTCTTTTCTTGAAAATTCCACCGCTTCTTTTACCGTTGAGAAGTTGTCGAGATAATATTGTGCCCACAGAGAGATGGCAAGGCCTTTTTTCCCTCCTTTAGGATCGAATTTAGGATATTGAGACTCTCCTAACCACAGCATATTCGCTACCAGACCTTTTTCGTTCATTCCGTCTGCAGAAGCAATATCCCAGGTAGAACTGATGACACTTCCGTATTTGGAAGTCCATTTTACAGATTTAGGACCGGTTTGGCCATTGCGGTCTATTCCTTTCGGGAAAACCCAGATATTAGCCGGAATCTCATCACGCCAGTCCATAGAGCGGGCAGTAAGAATAGTATTTTGCGGACCTTTGTATACAACGCGGGTACATGCTTCTGACGGATTCCATAATCCTACTGAAAGAACAAGAGAAAATAAAATTAATGGGAACTTTTTCATAATAGTATTATTTGAATTTAAAATTTATATTGAAATTATTGTGAATAATTCAATTGTTTTGTGGTGGTATTCATTATTTGGTGATATAAATTTAGT of the Chryseobacterium capnotolerans genome contains:
- a CDS encoding linear amide C-N hydrolase — encoded protein: MKKFPLILFSLVLSVGLWNPSEACTRVVYKGPQNTILTARSMDWRDEIPANIWVFPKGIDRNGQTGPKSVKWTSKYGSVISSTWDIASADGMNEKGLVANMLWLGESQYPKFDPKGGKKGLAISLWAQYYLDNFSTVKEAVEFSRKEPFVVVSDNIPGTERFTTIHLSLSDASGDNAVLEYINGKLVIHHDPSYTVMTNSPIFDEQLALNNYWKGIPGTVMLPGTNRAADRFVRASYYIDAIPKTADTRTAVASVFSVIRNCSVPYGISSPTEPNISSTRWRSVSDQKNLVYYFETVFTPNTFWVDLKDFDLSAKGKVMKLDLSNYQTYHGKSNTSFKETPSFKFLGLE